From Gammaproteobacteria bacterium, a single genomic window includes:
- the surE gene encoding 5'/3'-nucleotidase SurE, whose translation MHILCTNDDGYMAPGLAILQSAARRLGSVHVVAPDREQSATSHSLTLHLPLRARTGPGGVSVVDGTPTDCVILALSALLEERPTVCFSGVNHGSNMGEDVLYSGTVAAAMEATVLGIPSVAVSYAGRDLTEGLGWSEPLSDLLKQVLDRPFPTDTLFNVNLPPIPPAEAKGVRVTRLGRRRYSDSLMRGHDPMGKEYYWIGASTPAWSGSADSDFRAVEEGYVSVTPLHLDLTNYRLLEEVRAWDLTMDPAP comes from the coding sequence ATGCACATCCTGTGCACGAACGATGACGGCTACATGGCTCCGGGCCTGGCCATTCTTCAGAGCGCCGCACGACGGCTCGGCTCGGTGCATGTTGTGGCGCCCGACCGCGAGCAGAGCGCGACCAGCCACTCGCTCACGCTGCACCTTCCGCTACGCGCCCGAACGGGCCCCGGGGGCGTTTCCGTAGTCGACGGCACGCCCACGGACTGCGTCATCCTGGCGCTGAGCGCGCTGCTGGAGGAGCGTCCCACGGTCTGCTTCTCCGGCGTCAACCACGGGTCGAACATGGGAGAGGATGTCCTCTATTCGGGAACGGTGGCGGCCGCAATGGAAGCGACCGTGCTCGGCATTCCGTCGGTCGCGGTGTCGTACGCCGGACGCGACCTGACGGAGGGACTGGGCTGGTCCGAGCCTCTGTCCGACCTCCTGAAGCAGGTGCTTGACAGACCTTTCCCCACCGACACGCTCTTCAACGTCAACCTCCCCCCGATTCCGCCGGCGGAGGCGAAGGGGGTGCGGGTCACCCGGCTGGGCCGCCGCAGGTACAGCGATTCGCTGATGCGCGGCCACGATCCGATGGGAAAGGAGTACTACTGGATCGGGGCGTCCACGCCGGCGTGGAGCGGCTCCGCCGATTCGGATTTCCGTGCCGTGGAGGAGGGCTACGTTTCGGTGACCCCCCTCCATCTCGACCTCACCAACTACAGGCTTCTCGAGGAGGTGCGGGCGTGGGACCTGACGATGGATCCCGCTCCCTGA
- the gltX gene encoding glutamate--tRNA ligase, whose protein sequence is MTVRTRFAPSPTGRLHAGNARVAVFNWAFARHHRGTFILRVEDTDVERNVENSLETILEDLRWLGTLWDEGPEVGGGFGPYRQSERKRGYGEAAGRLVEAGLAYPCYCGVEGAGEPGFRYPGTCRTLTRDERGRREREGTRPVTRFHVPAGEIVVRDEVYGTVSFPPAEFGDFVIVRADGRPTYNFAVVVDDIAMRITHVIRGVGHLSNTPRQAVLFDALDAPRPVFAHLPMVLGTDRRKLSKREGASSLALLREAGYPASAVMNYLSLLGWSAPDGKEILTPVELVREVGLERIGASNTVYDPDKLRWVSGRHIADMPLTELARAVAPFVDPARVPVDRYDLTRAVDVIRGRMTTFAEINDHLSLFLVARGPELDRLQTALRNDAGAGAVLRAVAGGLAALPEWEPRAIGGAIRAAGKEAGARGPALFHPVREAVTGRKSGPDLGQVLGVYGRDETLERISAALPDGLAQD, encoded by the coding sequence ATGACCGTCCGCACCCGTTTCGCCCCCAGTCCCACAGGCCGCCTGCACGCGGGAAACGCGCGCGTGGCCGTCTTCAACTGGGCGTTCGCGCGCCACCACCGCGGAACCTTCATCCTGCGCGTGGAGGACACCGACGTCGAGCGCAACGTGGAGAACTCGCTCGAGACCATCCTGGAAGACCTGCGCTGGCTCGGGACTCTCTGGGACGAAGGCCCTGAGGTGGGCGGCGGTTTCGGCCCGTACCGACAGAGCGAGCGGAAGCGCGGGTACGGCGAAGCCGCGGGTCGCCTGGTGGAGGCGGGGCTGGCCTACCCCTGCTATTGCGGTGTCGAGGGCGCGGGGGAACCGGGCTTCCGCTACCCCGGGACCTGTCGGACCCTGACCCGGGACGAGCGGGGCCGGCGCGAGCGCGAAGGGACCCGCCCGGTGACGCGCTTTCACGTCCCCGCCGGCGAGATCGTGGTGCGCGACGAGGTCTACGGAACGGTCTCGTTTCCGCCGGCCGAGTTCGGCGATTTCGTGATCGTCCGCGCGGACGGGCGCCCGACCTACAACTTCGCGGTGGTGGTGGATGACATCGCCATGCGGATCACGCACGTCATTCGCGGGGTGGGCCACCTGTCCAATACCCCCAGACAGGCAGTGCTCTTCGATGCGCTGGATGCCCCGCGGCCGGTCTTTGCCCACCTCCCGATGGTGCTGGGCACGGACCGCCGCAAGCTGTCGAAGCGCGAGGGCGCGTCCTCGCTGGCGCTGTTGCGCGAGGCGGGATACCCGGCTTCCGCGGTCATGAACTATCTCTCGCTGCTGGGGTGGTCCGCCCCCGATGGGAAAGAGATCCTTACGCCCGTTGAACTGGTCCGGGAGGTGGGACTCGAGCGCATCGGTGCCAGCAACACCGTGTACGACCCCGACAAGCTGCGCTGGGTGTCGGGGAGGCACATCGCCGACATGCCGCTCACGGAGCTGGCTCGCGCGGTCGCGCCTTTCGTCGATCCGGCGCGCGTTCCCGTGGACCGCTACGACCTGACCCGCGCCGTTGACGTGATCCGCGGGCGCATGACCACGTTCGCGGAGATCAACGACCATCTCTCGCTGTTCCTGGTGGCCCGTGGGCCGGAGCTGGACCGCCTTCAGACGGCTCTGCGGAACGACGCGGGTGCGGGCGCGGTGTTGCGCGCGGTGGCCGGCGGGCTTGCCGCCCTGCCCGAGTGGGAGCCTCGCGCCATCGGGGGGGCGATCCGCGCCGCGGGCAAGGAGGCGGGCGCCCGGGGCCCCGCGCTGTTCCATCCCGTGCGAGAGGCGGTGACCGGGCGGAAGAGCGGCCCGGATCTGGGACAGGTGCTGGGCGTCTACGGTCGCGACGAGACGCTGGAGCGCATCTCCGCGGCGCTTCCGGACGGGTTGGCGCAGGACTGA
- a CDS encoding NAD(P)-dependent glycerol-3-phosphate dehydrogenase encodes MADSACRIGVLGAGSWGTALAALAADRGHDVCLWAREPEVVQQIREGGENQCFLPGIELPRELDATGKMERAVAGAEIVMSVSPAQYAGAVVGGAARFLEPDAVVVSASKGIEIATLRRMDEVMAELLTPRQSERLTVLSGPSFAAEVVRGQPTAVVAASRSEEARLLVQAALQGPSFRVYTNDDVIGVELGGALKNVIALAAGVVAGHGFGHNTLCALITRGLAEITRLGVAMGARPPTFFGLAGMGDLVLTCTGHVSRNRTVGYELGRGRTLDDILGGMTAVAEGVKTAEAVHELAARYRVEMPICDQVYDILMGRTDPAEAANNLMMRDPKPEHWS; translated from the coding sequence GTGGCTGATTCGGCCTGCAGGATCGGCGTGCTGGGGGCCGGCAGCTGGGGGACGGCGCTGGCGGCGCTTGCCGCCGACAGGGGGCACGATGTCTGCCTGTGGGCGCGCGAGCCGGAGGTCGTGCAGCAGATCCGGGAGGGCGGCGAGAACCAGTGCTTCCTGCCCGGCATCGAACTTCCGCGCGAACTGGACGCGACCGGCAAGATGGAACGGGCCGTCGCCGGCGCGGAGATCGTCATGTCGGTGAGCCCGGCCCAGTACGCCGGGGCTGTGGTGGGTGGCGCCGCCCGCTTCCTGGAACCCGATGCCGTGGTCGTGTCCGCCTCCAAGGGGATCGAGATCGCGACCTTGCGGCGCATGGACGAGGTGATGGCCGAGCTGCTCACGCCGCGACAGAGCGAGCGCCTGACCGTGCTCTCGGGTCCGAGCTTCGCGGCGGAGGTGGTGCGCGGCCAGCCCACCGCGGTGGTGGCGGCGAGCCGGTCGGAGGAAGCCCGCCTGCTGGTCCAGGCCGCCCTGCAGGGGCCCAGCTTTCGCGTCTACACCAACGACGACGTGATCGGCGTCGAACTGGGCGGCGCGCTCAAGAACGTGATCGCGCTCGCCGCCGGGGTGGTGGCTGGCCACGGCTTCGGGCACAACACGCTCTGTGCGCTGATCACCCGCGGCTTGGCCGAAATAACCCGGCTCGGGGTTGCCATGGGCGCCCGTCCACCCACCTTTTTCGGACTGGCGGGAATGGGCGATCTGGTCCTTACCTGCACCGGCCACGTGAGCCGCAACCGCACCGTGGGCTACGAGCTCGGACGGGGGCGCACCCTGGACGACATCCTGGGCGGGATGACGGCGGTGGCGGAGGGGGTGAAGACGGCCGAAGCCGTGCACGAGCTGGCCGCCAGGTATCGGGTGGAGATGCCGATCTGCGACCAGGTTTACGATATCCTGATGGGGAGAACAGACCCTGCCGAGGCGGCGAACAACCTCATGATGCGGGATCCCAAGCCGGAGCACTGGTCGTGA
- the uvrC gene encoding excinuclease ABC subunit UvrC, protein MTIAPRNLDHLPVLPGVYMLKDGDGEVLYIGKANALRARVRSYFRPDRAQSLRTRELARRSAAVETIVVGSGAEALILEANLIKEYRPRFNIQLRDDKSYPHIKVTVAEPFPRVFVTRRLRQDGSRYFGPYTSVGLMRQSLEVVKRLYTVRSCRYRLPKEAPARPCLDYHIGRCQAPCVGLQSRRAYREMIDEILRVLGGDTESVRTRVETRMQSAAEALNFEAAARHRNVLQGLDALSRHQRAYRLGGGDQDVIGLARDGELGTAVVLRIRGGILLGRETRRLSGLSDEDDGALLSAVASRFYLGSGREGQAELPREVLIPAEFEDRPLIEGILSRAAGRKVVFHRPQRGDKVRLIELASANARHTMEDRVTALEYAADRADEVLYDLQNRLGLKVVPRLMACFDVSHTQGTDVVASVVVFRNGEPRKAGYRRMRIRGGWGNDDYRSMGEAVSRYANRLVKEGAPVPDLVLVDGGRGQLSVARGALGSAGLRETAVASLAKREEEVFLPGRRRPVRMGRADRALHLLQRMRDEAHRFAVSYTRKLRRRRTLTSELERIPGIGDKRRQALLARFGSVRGVRSASRAEIARLPGFSDVLATRVLTYLGS, encoded by the coding sequence ATGACGATCGCACCCCGGAATCTCGACCACCTCCCGGTCCTCCCGGGGGTGTACATGCTGAAGGACGGCGACGGCGAGGTGCTCTATATCGGCAAGGCCAACGCTCTGCGCGCGCGCGTGCGCAGCTATTTCCGCCCGGATCGCGCGCAGTCGCTCCGAACGCGCGAGCTGGCCCGCCGCAGCGCCGCCGTGGAAACCATCGTGGTGGGCTCGGGCGCCGAAGCGCTCATCCTGGAGGCGAACCTCATCAAGGAATACCGTCCGCGGTTCAACATTCAGCTGCGCGACGACAAGAGCTATCCGCATATCAAGGTCACCGTGGCCGAGCCCTTCCCGCGCGTATTCGTCACACGCCGGCTGCGCCAGGACGGATCGCGCTACTTCGGGCCCTATACTTCGGTGGGCCTGATGCGCCAGTCGCTCGAGGTCGTCAAGCGGCTTTACACGGTACGCTCCTGCCGCTACCGGCTGCCGAAGGAGGCTCCGGCGCGTCCCTGCCTGGACTACCATATCGGGCGTTGCCAGGCGCCGTGCGTGGGGTTGCAGAGCCGGCGCGCCTACCGCGAGATGATCGATGAGATACTGCGGGTGCTGGGGGGCGATACCGAGTCCGTGCGGACGCGCGTGGAGACGCGCATGCAGTCCGCCGCCGAGGCGCTGAACTTCGAGGCCGCCGCAAGGCACCGGAACGTGCTCCAGGGGCTGGATGCGCTGAGCCGCCACCAGCGGGCCTACCGCCTGGGAGGCGGCGATCAGGACGTGATCGGGCTGGCCCGGGACGGTGAACTCGGTACCGCAGTGGTTCTCCGCATCCGGGGCGGGATTCTGCTCGGCCGGGAGACCCGGCGGCTCTCGGGCCTATCCGACGAGGACGACGGCGCGCTACTGAGCGCGGTGGCCTCCCGGTTCTACCTCGGCTCGGGACGGGAGGGGCAGGCCGAGCTTCCCAGGGAGGTGCTCATTCCCGCCGAATTCGAGGATCGCCCCCTGATTGAGGGCATCCTCAGCCGGGCGGCCGGGCGCAAGGTGGTGTTCCACCGGCCTCAGCGGGGTGACAAGGTGCGGCTGATCGAGCTCGCCAGCGCCAATGCGCGCCACACCATGGAGGACCGGGTGACCGCGCTCGAGTACGCCGCAGACCGCGCCGACGAGGTGCTGTACGATCTGCAGAACCGGCTCGGGCTCAAGGTGGTTCCGCGGCTGATGGCCTGCTTCGACGTTTCCCACACCCAGGGAACGGATGTAGTTGCGAGCGTCGTGGTCTTCCGCAACGGCGAGCCCCGCAAGGCCGGGTATCGGCGCATGCGCATCCGGGGTGGCTGGGGCAACGACGACTACCGCTCCATGGGCGAAGCCGTTTCCCGTTACGCGAACAGGCTTGTCAAGGAAGGAGCCCCGGTGCCGGACCTCGTGCTGGTGGACGGCGGGAGGGGCCAGCTTTCGGTTGCGCGCGGGGCGCTCGGTTCGGCGGGACTGCGCGAGACGGCGGTGGCGTCGCTCGCGAAGCGCGAGGAGGAGGTGTTCCTGCCCGGCAGGCGCCGGCCGGTGCGCATGGGGCGCGCGGACCGGGCGCTCCATCTGCTGCAGCGCATGCGCGACGAAGCCCACCGCTTCGCAGTATCCTACACCCGCAAGCTCAGACGCAGACGCACGCTCACGAGCGAACTCGAGCGGATTCCCGGGATCGGCGACAAGCGGCGGCAAGCTCTGCTGGCGCGCTTCGGGTCGGTGCGCGGTGTACGTTCCGCGAGCCGGGCCGAGATCGCGAGGCTGCCCGGCTTCAGCGACGTGCTCGCGACGCGGGTGCTCACCTACCTGGGGAGTTGA
- a CDS encoding tetratricopeptide repeat protein produces the protein MKFLRRVVLAASMVIVAGACAAGSGGGGGDTPMPPGMEEGVPPRDNMFTRTAALALSQAMQNADPGERQSRYQEALQAALDGIENDPGNPQSYRQAGEAFVGLNDLAGADSMWTTAEDLYPLYSFDLDPLREQQWVNQYNLAVNQIQTGDMEGAIPQLESAHTIYKGRPEAMLNLGSLHAQLGNDGDAVEWYRTALELLRSDEFDAQPADVQATWSENEEIAAFNLAQILANAGRNEEAEVAYRTYLERSPDNVTALSNLAVVLMAMDRNEEAAEIYQGLLARTDLDARDYYVTGIGLYNAENYSMAAQAFGRSYELIPESRDALYNYAQALYLAGELDELYPAAVSLAEMDPYNNNVYRLLAQGLMAQGDTAEAARVLEEEMATLEFEIDGTILQPFGGGGGVVNGELLNHSLEGGSVDIRVFFYGVDGLEIGTQDVSVPVPAADMREVFRVELDTDQDVVAYRYEVISPEP, from the coding sequence ATGAAGTTCCTGCGTCGTGTCGTGCTGGCGGCGAGTATGGTGATCGTGGCGGGCGCATGCGCCGCCGGTTCAGGGGGTGGCGGAGGCGACACGCCCATGCCGCCGGGCATGGAAGAGGGAGTCCCGCCGCGCGACAACATGTTTACGCGCACGGCCGCGCTGGCATTGTCCCAGGCAATGCAGAACGCCGACCCCGGGGAGCGCCAGTCGCGGTACCAGGAAGCGCTTCAGGCGGCCCTCGACGGCATCGAAAACGATCCTGGCAATCCTCAGTCGTACCGTCAGGCCGGAGAAGCCTTCGTCGGGCTGAACGACCTCGCCGGGGCCGACTCGATGTGGACCACGGCCGAAGATCTCTACCCGCTCTATTCGTTCGACCTGGATCCCCTCCGCGAGCAACAGTGGGTGAATCAGTACAACCTGGCGGTGAACCAGATCCAGACGGGCGACATGGAAGGGGCGATTCCCCAGCTGGAGTCGGCCCACACGATCTACAAGGGACGCCCGGAGGCGATGCTCAATCTGGGCTCGCTTCACGCGCAGCTCGGGAACGACGGAGATGCGGTGGAGTGGTACAGGACCGCACTCGAACTGCTTCGAAGCGACGAATTCGACGCGCAGCCGGCAGACGTCCAGGCGACATGGTCGGAGAACGAGGAGATCGCGGCCTTCAATCTGGCCCAGATCCTCGCCAACGCCGGCCGCAACGAGGAGGCCGAGGTCGCCTACCGCACCTATCTCGAGCGAAGCCCGGACAACGTCACCGCGCTCAGCAACCTCGCCGTGGTCCTGATGGCCATGGACCGCAACGAGGAGGCTGCAGAGATCTACCAGGGGCTTCTGGCGCGCACCGACCTGGATGCGCGCGACTACTACGTTACCGGCATCGGCCTCTACAACGCCGAGAACTATTCGATGGCGGCGCAGGCCTTCGGCCGGTCGTACGAGCTCATTCCCGAGAGCCGGGACGCGCTCTACAACTACGCCCAGGCCCTCTACCTCGCCGGTGAGCTGGACGAGCTGTACCCGGCCGCGGTATCGCTCGCGGAGATGGACCCGTACAACAACAACGTCTACCGGCTGCTCGCGCAGGGTCTCATGGCCCAGGGCGACACGGCTGAGGCGGCGCGGGTGCTGGAAGAGGAGATGGCGACCCTGGAGTTCGAGATCGACGGCACCATCCTGCAGCCCTTCGGCGGCGGCGGTGGGGTCGTCAACGGGGAGCTCCTCAACCACTCTCTGGAAGGCGGCTCCGTCGACATCCGCGTGTTCTTCTACGGCGTGGACGGACTCGAAATCGGAACCCAGGATGTCTCGGTGCCGGTGCCTGCGGCGGATATGAGGGAGGTGTTCCGAGTCGAACTCGACACCGACCAGGATGTGGTCGCCTATCGATACGAGGTCATTTCGCCGGAGCCATAA
- a CDS encoding VTT domain-containing protein, translated as MGPDDGSRSLIRRLYDWVLSWAGTPYGAWALAVLALAESSVFPIPPDPLLLALCLGAPAASMRFAALTTAASVIGGVIGYGIGAGAWHLFDQFFFDHVPGVSPESFARVQELYGRYDFWVIFLAGLTPLPYKVFTLSAGVFAIDFPVFVLASCVSRGLRFFVLGGLVYRWGSALRGAIDRHFNTFTWLFGILLVAGFAVVALLR; from the coding sequence GTGGGACCTGACGATGGATCCCGCTCCCTGATACGCCGTCTCTACGACTGGGTGCTGAGCTGGGCCGGGACGCCGTACGGCGCCTGGGCGCTTGCGGTGCTCGCGCTGGCCGAGTCGTCGGTGTTCCCGATTCCGCCCGATCCGCTGCTGCTGGCGCTCTGCCTGGGCGCTCCGGCGGCGTCCATGCGCTTTGCGGCGCTGACCACGGCGGCGTCGGTCATTGGTGGCGTGATCGGCTACGGCATCGGGGCGGGCGCGTGGCACCTCTTCGACCAGTTCTTCTTCGACCATGTCCCGGGAGTGTCGCCGGAGAGCTTCGCGCGCGTCCAGGAACTCTACGGGCGCTACGACTTCTGGGTGATCTTCCTGGCGGGCCTGACTCCGCTTCCGTACAAGGTGTTCACGCTCTCGGCCGGGGTCTTCGCCATCGATTTCCCGGTGTTCGTGCTGGCCAGTTGCGTCTCGCGGGGACTGCGCTTCTTCGTGCTCGGAGGTCTGGTCTACCGATGGGGCTCCGCGTTGCGGGGCGCGATCGATCGCCATTTCAACACCTTCACCTGGCTCTTCGGCATTCTGCTGGTGGCGGGCTTCGCGGTGGTGGCGTTGCTCCGCTGA
- a CDS encoding DUF512 domain-containing protein, whose translation MVRIAGVESGSIADELRLEIGTRIVRINGQRVRDGIDLAFLLGDPDLAVETVSPAGDRFVYEIERDPGTPVGLVPEPDKIRECANKCVFCFIDGNPKDARQSLWLRDDDFRLSFTYGSYVTLTNLGPRGLQRLVDQRISPLYVSVHATEPAVRERLLVNRRAGLIMEQLSFLLDGGLEVHTQVVLCPEWNDGAHLDRTIDDLWSLGPGVRSLSVVPVGLTRYNENRPVRRLTAAGAASAIEQVERARQRTPGRRETRWAYAADEMFLIAGMGVPGVAYYDDLSLMENGVGAVRRFLDDLDAGMGTLPDFSGHRIRIVTGRSMAPWIEARAGQLESATRAEVEVLAVTNRYFGDGVTVAGLLAGRDMRAALGEGRREDVVLLPAEAVNADGMFVDDYPLARLERELAPAKVLAGHEITRLLSET comes from the coding sequence ATGGTTCGGATAGCCGGGGTCGAGAGCGGGAGCATCGCCGACGAGCTCCGGCTGGAGATCGGTACCCGCATCGTGCGCATCAACGGACAGCGCGTGCGCGACGGCATCGACCTCGCCTTCCTGCTCGGAGACCCGGACCTGGCCGTCGAGACGGTCTCTCCCGCGGGCGACCGCTTCGTGTACGAGATCGAACGGGATCCGGGGACGCCGGTCGGGCTGGTCCCGGAACCCGACAAGATCCGCGAATGCGCCAACAAGTGCGTCTTCTGCTTCATCGACGGGAACCCGAAGGACGCCCGCCAGAGCCTGTGGCTGCGGGATGACGACTTCCGGCTCTCCTTCACCTACGGCAGCTACGTCACCCTGACCAACCTGGGACCGCGCGGCCTTCAGCGGCTCGTGGACCAGCGCATCTCGCCACTTTACGTGAGCGTGCACGCCACCGAACCGGCGGTCCGCGAACGTCTGCTGGTCAACCGGCGAGCGGGGCTCATCATGGAACAGCTCTCCTTCCTGCTCGATGGGGGGCTGGAGGTGCACACCCAGGTGGTGCTCTGCCCGGAATGGAACGACGGCGCGCACCTCGACCGGACCATCGACGACCTCTGGTCGCTGGGGCCGGGGGTGCGGTCTCTGTCGGTGGTTCCGGTGGGGCTGACCAGGTACAACGAGAACCGGCCGGTGCGACGCCTCACCGCGGCCGGGGCCGCGTCCGCGATCGAGCAGGTCGAGCGGGCCCGGCAGCGGACGCCCGGGCGGCGCGAGACGCGGTGGGCCTACGCCGCCGACGAGATGTTCCTGATCGCGGGGATGGGGGTTCCAGGTGTTGCCTACTACGACGACTTGTCGCTCATGGAAAACGGGGTCGGCGCGGTGCGCCGCTTCCTGGACGACCTGGACGCCGGGATGGGCACGCTTCCCGATTTCTCCGGGCACCGCATCCGGATAGTGACGGGCCGGTCGATGGCGCCCTGGATCGAAGCCCGCGCCGGGCAGCTGGAATCCGCCACGCGGGCGGAAGTCGAGGTGCTGGCCGTGACCAACCGCTACTTCGGAGACGGGGTCACGGTGGCGGGCCTGCTTGCGGGGCGCGACATGCGCGCGGCGCTGGGGGAGGGAAGGCGGGAGGACGTCGTCCTGCTTCCGGCGGAGGCCGTCAACGCCGACGGAATGTTTGTCGACGACTATCCCCTCGCGCGCCTGGAGCGCGAACTGGCGCCGGCGAAGGTGCTCGCAGGCCACGAGATCACGCGCCTGCTGTCGGAAACATGA
- a CDS encoding MerR family transcriptional regulator yields MNEPIAQRAYYSIGEVCDLTGIQAHVLRYWETRFELLRPVKNQAGNRVYRPREVELVLLLKRLLYEDKYTVEGARQELARMRRTGGLQEARKAALAPELRGQLKSDLAELMDILSVPGQTGDS; encoded by the coding sequence TTGAACGAACCGATCGCGCAACGCGCGTACTATTCCATCGGCGAAGTATGCGACCTCACCGGCATCCAGGCGCATGTGCTGCGCTACTGGGAAACACGATTCGAGCTGCTTCGACCCGTGAAGAACCAGGCCGGCAACCGGGTCTATCGGCCGCGGGAGGTCGAACTGGTGCTCCTGCTCAAGCGTCTGCTCTACGAAGACAAGTACACCGTGGAGGGTGCCCGCCAGGAACTGGCCCGGATGCGCAGGACGGGAGGCCTCCAGGAGGCCCGCAAGGCGGCGCTCGCTCCCGAACTTCGCGGCCAGCTCAAGAGCGACCTGGCGGAGTTGATGGACATCCTCTCCGTCCCCGGCCAGACCGGCGATTCCTGA
- the plsY gene encoding glycerol-3-phosphate 1-O-acyltransferase PlsY: MTPLIWVLAAYLAGSLPTSFVVGKMIGGMDLRREGSGNLGATNVYRAMGLRVAVPVGLVDVAKGWLPAWLFPMLDGGAADGWAAAYGAAAILGHTFSCWVRFRGGKGVATAAGAFLALSPLAVLAAALVWAMVLAMRGIVSLASIAAAVALPATVLAGNAAGRAADPWVTGFAILAGAFVIWAHRSNIGRLLRGEEKRIHADRRARRDEGG; encoded by the coding sequence ATGACCCCGCTGATCTGGGTGCTGGCCGCCTATCTTGCGGGATCGCTCCCCACCAGCTTCGTGGTGGGGAAGATGATCGGCGGAATGGACCTGCGGCGCGAGGGGAGCGGCAACCTGGGCGCGACCAACGTCTACCGCGCGATGGGATTGCGCGTGGCAGTGCCGGTGGGACTGGTGGACGTCGCCAAGGGCTGGCTGCCGGCCTGGCTGTTTCCGATGCTTGACGGCGGCGCCGCGGACGGATGGGCCGCAGCCTACGGGGCGGCCGCGATCCTCGGCCACACCTTCTCCTGCTGGGTGCGCTTCCGGGGCGGGAAGGGCGTGGCCACCGCCGCCGGAGCCTTTCTCGCGCTGTCGCCGCTCGCCGTGTTGGCCGCCGCGCTGGTCTGGGCGATGGTCCTGGCGATGCGGGGCATCGTCTCGCTGGCATCGATCGCGGCGGCGGTCGCGCTTCCGGCGACGGTGCTGGCTGGGAATGCAGCGGGTCGCGCGGCGGATCCCTGGGTCACGGGGTTTGCGATCCTGGCCGGCGCCTTCGTCATCTGGGCGCACCGGTCCAACATCGGCCGGCTGCTGCGGGGGGAGGAAAAGCGCATACACGCCGATCGCCGGGCCCGGCGAGACGAAGGTGGCTGA
- the der gene encoding ribosome biogenesis GTPase Der: MIGTRLPVVAVVGRPNVGKSTLFNRVLGQRKAIVDDTPGVTRDRHFARADWAGRDFFLVDTGGVVEGSDSPLDRAVRAQALAAVEEADLILFVVDARDGIHPLDEKLATLLRLSERPVLLVANKVDNLPRETSHHEFWALGVGEPVPVSAISGKGSGDLLDVVLEALPDPEAAPAEPDTVRVAVIGKPNVGKSSFVNRLFGEERMVVSETAGTTRDAVDSTMRYHGRNLVFVDTAGLRRQARIHDSIEYYAWLRATRVIREADVCLVLTDAASGIHMQDVKVAEAAWDSGCGVILVVNKWDLVERNGSTAPGIEKVVRARTPFLRWVPFVFTSALTGQRVRRTLDLVLRVQAERERRIPTAELNRELGRLVARHPPAHSRGRAVKVRYGTQVGVAPPAFVLFSNLPREIQPAYVRYLENGFRSRWPLAGSPLRMRFKADGGSGRR; the protein is encoded by the coding sequence ATGATCGGCACCCGGCTCCCGGTGGTCGCGGTCGTCGGCCGTCCCAACGTGGGCAAATCCACCCTCTTCAATCGTGTTCTGGGACAGCGCAAGGCGATCGTTGACGACACCCCGGGCGTGACGCGGGACCGGCACTTCGCCCGCGCCGACTGGGCGGGAAGGGATTTCTTCCTCGTCGACACGGGCGGGGTGGTGGAGGGCAGCGACAGCCCGCTCGACCGGGCGGTGCGCGCCCAGGCGCTGGCGGCGGTCGAGGAAGCCGACCTGATTCTCTTCGTTGTCGACGCCAGGGACGGCATCCATCCGCTGGACGAGAAGCTCGCCACGCTGCTGCGGCTGAGCGAGCGCCCGGTCCTGCTGGTGGCGAACAAGGTGGACAACCTTCCGCGCGAGACCTCCCACCACGAGTTCTGGGCGCTGGGCGTCGGCGAGCCGGTCCCGGTGAGCGCGATCTCCGGGAAGGGAAGCGGCGACCTGCTGGACGTGGTGCTCGAGGCGCTGCCCGACCCCGAAGCCGCCCCTGCGGAACCGGACACGGTGCGGGTGGCGGTGATCGGCAAGCCCAACGTGGGCAAGTCGAGCTTCGTCAACCGGCTCTTCGGCGAGGAGCGCATGGTGGTCAGCGAGACGGCCGGCACCACGCGCGACGCCGTGGACTCGACGATGCGCTACCACGGCCGCAACCTGGTCTTCGTGGACACCGCCGGGCTCCGCCGCCAGGCCCGCATCCACGACTCCATCGAGTACTACGCGTGGCTGCGGGCGACCCGGGTGATCCGCGAGGCGGACGTCTGCCTGGTTCTGACGGACGCCGCCTCCGGCATCCACATGCAGGACGTGAAGGTCGCCGAGGCCGCGTGGGACTCGGGCTGCGGGGTCATCCTGGTCGTAAACAAGTGGGATCTGGTCGAGAGAAACGGCTCTACGGCGCCCGGAATAGAGAAGGTCGTGCGCGCGCGAACCCCCTTTCTTCGCTGGGTGCCCTTCGTCTTCACCTCGGCGCTCACCGGCCAGCGGGTGCGCAGGACCCTCGATCTCGTGCTCCGGGTCCAGGCCGAGCGGGAGCGGCGCATCCCGACCGCCGAGTTGAACCGGGAGCTGGGGCGGCTCGTGGCACGGCATCCGCCGGCGCACTCGCGCGGGCGCGCGGTGAAGGTTCGCTACGGCACGCAGGTGGGCGTCGCCCCTCCGGCCTTCGTCCTCTTCAGCAATCTGCCGAGGGAGATTCAGCCGGCCTACGTTCGCTATCTTGAGAACGGGTTCCGCAGCCGGTGGCCGTTGGCCGGCTCCCCGCTGCGGATGCGCTTCAAGGCGGATGGAGGCTCGGGCAGACGATGA